TGGTTTACACCATCCCTTACCAGTGCAACAGCTGGCCAAACTCCGTTGCTGGACTTGCTGACCTGCCTTTTCCAGTCCTAACTTAAAAGGGCatggctttttaaaatttctcctcccttctctggcCAACTGCCAAGATTAGCAGATTACCTACCCTCTCAAACATTAGTAAAATTGTCCCCAAGGTTCCTTTTGAGCCGTTCAAAATGTTTTGATTAAGGAGTCTAAGAATCCCCAATGAGAGAGACCCTAGTAACAAGTAGAAATTACATTCCAGTGGAATGGTGTAATGCATGTAGCACAACCTGCAGGCTGTTTTTCCATACCAAGAAGTCACCTCCAATCCAATCTATATATCTGGAAATTAAATTTAATATTGGATTGAATCTCAGAATAATGTAAACGCTACTGTTACTGCAAGTAGGTACCAGTTTGGTAACACTCTGGCTTTCCTTTGCAAAGGAAGCACAGGTCAGTCTGTTGTCTCATTTCGTTGAGTTGTTCCAGAATATAGGTGGTGTGCCTCCTCTTGCCTCAAAGTTTAGCACTCGCGATCTACTTTCAAAAGGCTTTAAGCTGCATGTCATTTGGTGTTCCGAGGAAGGCTGCCTGAGAGCCTTCCTTTCGCCCATGCATTTTTGCTTAGCCGGGCAGCAAGATCGTGAAGACCAGACCCAAACTCCTTCATCTGAAGAACCGATTCAAGAAGTTGCTGAATGCCACTGGCCCTGCAAGATTCAAGGCAGAGCTCCGTCCCTAGTACGCACTTTGTTTTAGAAACGCGTTATTCCAACCTAGTCTTTTGCCCCGGCTAAGCCGGTCCCGCCGCTGCGTCACACAGCAGGACAGCGGCACAGCCCACAGACCTGCTTCCTAGGTACCCCGCAGCCAGCAACGGTAGTCAGGTTGACAGCGCACTCAATGCGCATGTCTGTAGCCCAGCCCCCGCCTCGCCCTCTCCGGCCACGCCCATGAGGCCGCCGCCGAGGGGCGGGGCGGCCCCGCTTGAATGGGGCGCGCATTCCTGGGGGACCATGTGACGCGGCCGCGCGGCCTGAGGTAAACAAGCGCGGCCCCGCCTCCTCTCATCCGCGCGCTGCACTCCTGCTTGCGGGCGGGCGGCGCTCGGCTGAGCGGGCAGCTTCTCCAACCGTCCCCAGCGGCCGGCGCGGGGCACAGCTGCCGCAGCGTCCTGCGCCCCTGTCCCGGGCCGAGCGCGCGCCCTCCGGTGCCCTCGGACCGCCCGCGCGCTGTGGCGCAGTACGAATTGGGTCGCGGCCCGGGCGCTATTCGCGGCTCCTGACGCGGCGGCCCGCGGCGCTGAGCTCAGCGCTATTCTCGGGCTCCGGGGCACTGCGCCCGAGGGTGTGTCTCCAAGCCGGGCTCGCAGCTATAAGGGGCCGCGGGCGGCCACGGCCATGCAGCTCTACAGCAGCGTGTGCACCCACTACCCTGCGGGCACGCCGGGCCCCACGGCCGCCGCCCCGCCTGCCACCACCGCCGCCTTCAAGGTCTCCTTGCAGTCAGCGGGCCCCGCCGCCGCCGCTCCGGAGCCGGATACCGGAGAGCGCCCACCCGCCGCGGCTACCGAACCACGCgaagccgccgccgccgccgccatgcCCGCCTTCTCTGCCTGCTTCGAGCGGTCCGGGTCAGCCACCGCCGCCGCCCCACCCGGCGCGTGCTGCaagccgccgctgccgccgcacTTCACGTCTACGGCGCACATCGCCGTGCGGGCCCTGGGCGCCGAGCGCCTCCTGTTGCCGCCACCCTCGGCTCCCGCGCCTCCGCGTCGCGGCTCGTCCGCCTGGCTGCTGGAAGAGCTGCTCCGGCCCGACGAGCCCGCGGCCCCGAACGCCGCCCGCGACGCGCCCGACAGGAACTTCCGACTGAGCGAGCATCGCCAGGCCCTGGCGGCCGCCCAGCACCGAGCCCCTGCACCGGCCCCCGTCGGCCCGGAGCCCGGGGCCGGCCCGTGGAGTGAGGAGCGCCGGACGGAGCGCAGTCCCCGAGGTTGGGACCGGGCGAGCGGTCGCAGCGACGCCTCCGGGGCTGACGCGCACCGACGGCCGGATCCCGAAATTGAGGTTCACCCCGTACCCGCACCCGCACCCGCACCCGCACGGAGCAGC
This genomic interval from Rattus norvegicus strain BN/NHsdMcwi chromosome 17, GRCr8, whole genome shotgun sequence contains the following:
- the Otud1 gene encoding OTU domain-containing protein 1, giving the protein MQLYSSVCTHYPAGTPGPTAAAPPATTAAFKVSLQSAGPAAAAPEPDTGERPPAAATEPREAAAAAAMPAFSACFERSGSATAAAPPGACCKPPLPPHFTSTAHIAVRALGAERLLLPPPSAPAPPRRGSSAWLLEELLRPDEPAAPNAARDAPDRNFRLSEHRQALAAAQHRAPAPAPVGPEPGAGPWSEERRTERSPRGWDRASGRSDASGADAHRRPDPEIEVHPVPAPAPAPARSSGDPTQNGEGEAVGAPRADPRDEKLALYLAEVERQDKYLRQRNKYRFHIIPDGNCLYRAVSKTVYGDQSLHRELREQTVHYIADHLDHFSPLIEGDVGEFIIAAAQDGAWAGYPELLAMGQMLNVNIHLTTGGRLESPTVSTMVHYLGPEDSLRPSIWLSWLSNGHYDAVFDHSYPNPEYDNWCKQTQMQRKRDEELAKSMAISLSKMYIEQNACS